GCACCTTTGCCGGTTCCTTTCTCCGGGGGAGGATCGGCGGTGTCGTGGCGGCCACGGCCTTTATTCTCCCGTCATTTCTCATAGTCTCGCTTCTTTCCCTGCTCTATTTCCGCTATCACCAGCTTCCGGAACTTCAGGCGGCCCTGCGGGGGACGAATCCGGTCATCATCGCCCTGATTCTGGTGGCGGCTCTCGGCATGGGGCGCAATATCCGGGGGGGGGAGCGTTGGGCCGTTGCGATACTGGCCTTTGCACTCTCCGCGTTCTTTTCGGTGAACGGGCTCGCCCTCCTGGCCCTGGCAGCCGTCTGGTCCCTGGGGCGGGCGCGATTCCAACAGGGGCATAACTGATGGGGCCTCTCATCACCATCGCCTGGACGTTCCTGAAGATCGGCCTGGTTTTCGTGGGCGGAGGGTATGTCCTGATCCCTCTTTTGCACCGGATAATGGTGGATCAGTACCGCTGGCTCACCCTGAAGGAGTTTCTGGACGGCGTGGCCATCTCCCAACTCACCCCCGGCCCCCTGGCGATTCTCGCCACCTTCACCGGCTATCGGGCCGGTGGCTTTGCCGGCGCCCTGGTGGGGACCGCCGCCATTTTTCTTCCCTGCACGGCGCTCATGATTTTCCTCTCGCGGCGCTATGAGCGGCTGCGGAATATCCGCCTGATCCGCGAGGTGCTGGACGGCGTCATCCCGGCCGTGGTGGGGCTGGTGGCGGCCGCGGGGTGGCAGCTTGGCACTACCTCCCTGGTTTCAGTGAGGGATTTCGTCATCTTCGCCGCCGGTTTCGCCATCCTCCAGTTCACTAAGGTGAGCCCCCTGTTCGTCATCCTCGGCGCCGGGGCGCTGGGGTATTTTCTCCATTTTCAGTAAAAAACTGCCCGGTTGGCAACGGCCGACGGTCCGTGATAAGGTGACGCCATGAAACGAAAAACCCTTCCCAAACTCCTCTACGCCGATGCGCAGGGGAACATCTTCGACCACCCGACCCTTTGCATGGCCGGCATGAGCGGCCCCGAGGCGGTGCTCCCCGAAGGGGTGGAGCTGATCCCGCTCCCCGAGGGGAGCCGGCTCTTCACCATTCCCGATACCCCCCCCATGGCCTGGGACGAGAAGCAACACCGTTTCGTGACCGTGGCCACGGTCCGGGAGGGGCGGCGAACCCTGCCGGTGCAGGCGGTGTCGGCCTTCATGGCACCGGGGTACGTGCGGACCCTGCTCCCCGCCTGCGATTACGGCAGGAAGAAGGTGCACCTGCCGCTTTGGTCCTACACCGCCGTGGGGTGGGACGAGGAGCGGGACTGCTTCGTGGTGGCCGCCTCCCGGGTGGATACCAACGACAACTGGAACCCGAACAACTACGACGACCGGAAGCTGGACCCCCTGGTGCGGCAGCGGCTGGCGGAGATGCCCAACAACCGCCTCCTGGAGCAGCTTGCCCGCTGCGCCGTGGATTACCACTGCTTCGCCGCCAAGAACCTCTTCTTCCGCCGCTGGGAGGCGCCGCTTCCCACGTCGCCGGCCTGCAACTCCCGGTGTCTGGGGTGCATCAGCCTCCAGCCCTCGGACTGCTGCCCCTCCAACCACGAGCGGATCGGCTTCGTTCCCACGCCGGAGGAAATCGTGGAGCTGGCCCTGCCCCATCTGGAACAGGCGCCGGAGCCCATCGTCTCCTACGGCCAGGGGTGCGAGGGGGACCCCATCATGCAGGCCGACACCGTGGCCGAGGCGACCCGGCGGCTAAAAAAGGCCACCAGCCGGGGAATCGTGAATTTCAACTCCAACGGCTCCTTCCCCGACCGGATTGCCATGCTCTGCGACGCGGGGATGGATTCCATGCGCTTTTCCATGAATTCGGTGCGGGATGAGTTCTACGACAAGTACTACCGGCCGGTGGGGTACCGCTTCGCCGATGTGAGGGAGTCGGTGCGGCTGGCCAAGGAGCGGGGGCTCTTCGTGATGATCAATTACCTGGTCTCGCCGGGGCTCTCGGACAACGCCGACGAGGTGGAGGCGCTCCTGCGGTTCATCGGCGACACCGGCGTCGACATGATTCAGATGCGGAACCTCTCCATCGACCCCGACTTCTACAACAAGCGGATGGGGGTCACGGGGCGGGGGATCGGCATGTACCGGATGCTGGAGCGGGTGAAGCGGGAATTCCCCCGGATCCAGTACGGCTACTACAACCGGACCAGGGATAACTTTTACCCGGAGGGGCTGGAGAAGAGCTGGCCGATTCGCTAGGCCGGCACCCCTTCCACTACCATGCTGGCCCACTCATGCAGAGCCAGATCGCGGTAGGTCTTGAATACCCGTCCATCCCTGGTGCGGAAGAGCTTTTTGGGTTCGCGGTCGTCGATCGAGTTGTCGTAAACATATGCCCGGTCAACCATTGATATCGCCAGGGCGCTGTTGGCAATGGAGCGCTGGTAGCGGGAAATGATCTTGGCGATGGGGACATCGTGACCGCCCGCCATGACCCGTCTGGCGACGCGGGCTGCGTTGATGGCGGGGCTGTCGGTGCCGATGAAAAAAAAGCGGATGAAAAAGTCAGCCTCTTTCGCCCGCTTGATAAAATCCAGTTTTTCCGGGACGGAGAAAACCGTTTCCAGGAGCATGCTCCGTTTTCCCAGCAGGCATTCCTCTCTGAGTTCCTGAGCCCTGGCTGCAGCTTTCATGACGGCTTCGGGAGAGTTCCAGTCCCCGAATTCATTCTTTGCGATCTCATCGGGATTGATGAAAATGCAGCCATCCGACCAGTCGTGCCTGAGGACCTGGTTCGTGAAGGTTGTCTTGCCCGAGCCGTTTGGCCCCGCAATTACAATCAGCTTATGCCTGAGAACGTTTTTCGCCATGGGCCTGGAATGCCTCGCTGGCCGACGCAAGCTCGCGCCGCAGGTTGTCTCGAAGCAACTGCTTTAACTCGATGGTCTGCGCCTTGGTTCGCTCGGCGACAGCCCTCATGATTTCGTTCAATTCCTTCTCGGAGAGCTCCTTGGGCCGCTCTCGGAATTCTTTTTGCTTTTTAATGGATTTCATGGCTGCCTCCACAATCGGTACACATTCAATCTAGCGGAACCGCTCCATGGGGTCAACTCAATAAAAAGGTGATGGAGCCTGCCGTCAGAGGGCTTGCCCACCTCCGTCAGTACCGCACGTCGAACCCGCTGAATTCTCCCCGGAATTCCTCCCGTTCCACGATCACCCGGTCGACCCTGGCGCGGGAGGGGCCGTGGTGGCACCACTGCACGAGGGCCTGGACGCCGGGCTCCTCCCCCTCGAAGCACCCCTGGACATCGCCGTTGTGGAGATTTCTCACCCACCCCGTGACCCCGAGACGCAGTGCCTGCTGGACCGTGTGGTGGCGGAAGGCGACCCCCTGCACGAGCCCCTTGACGGTGACGATGGCGCGAATTTTCGTCATTGTTCTCCCCCCATCATTTCCAGGAACTGATCTTCCGTGAGGACCGTCACCCCAAGCTGACGGGCCTTCTCCAGCTTGCTCCCCGCCTCGGCCCCGGCCACCACGAAGTCGGTCTTTTTCGACACCGATCCGGCCGCGTGGCCCCCCTCGTTCTCCACCATCTTCTGGGCCTCGCTCCGGCTGAAGCGGGTGAGGGCCCCGGTGAAGACGAAGGTCTTCCCCGTGAACTTCCCCCCCACCTTTTTTTCTTCAACCGTCGGCTCCACCCCGGCCGCAATCATCCGCCGGATGGCCTCCCGGTTCCCCTCGTTGTGGAAAAAGGTGGTGATGCTCCGGGCCACCTGGGGGCCGATCTCCCGGATGGAGAGGAGTTCTTCGTCCGTGGCCCGGGCCAGGTTGTCGATGCTCCCGAAGGCCGTGGCCAGGAGCTTAGCGGTGTGCTCCCCCACGTGGCGGATGCCGAGGGCGAAGATGAAGCGGGAGAGTTCCCGTTTCTTGCTGGCCTCGATGGCGTTCAGGAGGTTTTCCGCCAGCTTGTCCCCCATCCGGTCGAACTTCATGAAGTCATCCCTGCCGAGGATGTAGAGGTCGGCCACGTTCCCCACGAGCCCCAGCCGCAGGAGCTGCTCGATGTACTTTTCGCCGAGCCCCTCCATGTCCATGGCGTTGCGGGAGGCGAAGTGGATGATGGACTCCCGGATCTGGGCCGGGCAGGAGAGCCCCATGCAGCGGACCGCCACCTCGTCGGGGATTTTCACCACCTCGGAGCCGCACTCGGGGCAGGCGGCGGGAATGGGGAGGAACCGCTCGCTCCCCGTGCGCTTCTCGGTGAGCACCCGCACCACCGCCGGGATCACGTCGCCGGCCCGCTCGATCACCACCGTGTCGCCGATGCGGATGTCCTTGCGCTCCATCTCCTCCCAGTTGTGGAGGGTGGCCCGGGAGACCGTGACGCCGGAGACCTCCACGGGGCGCAGGTTCGCCGTGGGGGTGATGACCCCGGTGCGCCCCACGGAGGGGACGACATCCTCAATGACCGTCACCGCCTGGCGGGGGGGGAACTTCACCGCCACGGCCCAGCGGGGGGAGCGGCTCTTTTCACCCAGCTCCCGCTGGAGAGGGAAGGAGTCCACCTTCACCACGACACCGTCGATCTCGAAGGGGAGGGTGTCGCGCTGTTCGGTCATCTCGCGGTAGTAGGCGAGGACCCCGGCAACCCCCGTCACCTGCCGGGTCAGTGAGGTTACCGGCAGACCTTGCTGCCGGAGGGCGGAGAGGAACTCCCATTGACTATCGAAATCGACGCCCCGAAGCTCTCCCGGCGCGTAGCAGAACATGGCGAGGGGGCGCCGGGCCGTGATGCGCGAGTCCAGTTGCCGGAGGGAGCCCGCCGCCGCATTGCGGGGGTTGGCGAAGGGGGGCTCACCCTCCTCCTCCCGCTGGGCGTTCAGCCTCTGGAAGGCCGCCAGGGGGAGAAATACCTCGCCCCGCACCTCCAGGAGCTCCGGAGGATTGTCCCCTTCGAGCCGCAGGGGGATGCTCTTTACGGTTTTCAGGTTCTGGGTGACGTTTTCCCCCACGACCCCGTCGCCCCTTGTGGAGCCCACGGTGAGTGTGCCGTTCTCGTAGATCAGTTCCACCGCGAGCCCGTCCAGCTTCGGTTCGCAGACATAGGAGATTTCCTCTGCTCCCGAAAGCCCGAGAAAGCGCTTCACCCGGTCGTCGAACTCGGCGATGTCGCCGTCGGTGAAGGCATTCTCCAGGGAGAGCATGGGGATGCGGTGGGTTACCTGCTCGAACTTGTCCAGGGGCGCCCCGCCCACCCGCTGGGTGGGGGAGTCGGTGGTGACGAGGTCGGGGAATTCCGCCTCCAGCTTAACCAGTTCGCGATAGATAAGGTCGTATTCCGCGTCGGTGAGTTCCGGGCGGTCGAGGACGTAGTAGAGGTGGTCGTGGCGCCTTATTTCGGCGCGAAGCTCGGCGATGCGCCGCACGGCGGCGGGCTTGTCCATGAAAATCTCCGTGATTAGTAATCAATATTGCCCGAGTGCTTATAGCATAGCACAGGGGTCATGGCAATTTGTCGGGCCGGTTTACATCCGCTGTTGGGATTGGCTACAAACGCCGGTATCTGGTGGAGAACAAGGGCGCAAGGGTCCTGTTTTTAGCTAAATCCGCGAAAGGATTGAATGTTGCATTGACTGTGTTTTAATGCATTGTGTGTCGGAAACAGGTGCGAACAGGGAAGAAAGCATCAATGCCACGTCAAAGGAGGCAGCCATGGCGACGAACCTTATGGAGCAGCTAAACGGTATGTTTACCGGCGATATTGCCGGTCAGATCGGCCAGTTTCTCGGAGAGGGGACGACGGCCGTCCAGAAGGGGGTGCCGGCGGCACTTGCGGCGCTGGTGGGTGGTGTGGCCTCAAAGGGGACAACCATGGGGGGCGCCGCGCAACTTCTCGATCTCGTCCGCTCCGGCGGGTTCGGGGAGAACACCCTGACGGGGATGGGGGCATCTCTGGCAGGGGGCGAAGCGACCAAAGGGCTCCTGGAAAAAGGCACCGCCCTTGTGGGGACGATCCTCGGCGACAAGGCAGGCGGGGTCGCTGACTGGCTCTCGTCCCTGAGCGGCATGGGAAAGGGGGGCGCCCGGTCGCTGCTCGGCCTCCTGGCCCCCTTCGTCATTGGGCTTATCGGCAGGGAGGCCGAGGAGAAGGACTTGGGGCCGGTGGGGCTCTCGGGGCTTCTTGCCGGCCAGGGGACGTTCCTCCAGCAGGCCGCCCCGGCGGGTCTGGCGGGCCTCTTGGGCCTCTCCGGCTTTTCCGGGCTGGGGGGCGGTGCCGTTCCGGCCGCGCTATTCTCCGGCCCCATGTCCAAGGTTGTCTGGATTCTGGCAGGTATTGCCGTAGCCTTCGTCATGTACACTCTGCCCCAGCGTTGCTCCATGAAGGCTCCGTCGGTCCAGCCTCCGGCGGCGGAGATGCCGGCCGTCAAGATCGACCCGAAACTGGGGGCATTCGGTGACGTGACGCTTCCCGACGGCGTCACCCTGAACATCCCCGAATTCGGCATCGAGCGGAAGCTCCTGGCCTTCATTCAGGATGCTGGAAGAGTCGTTGACCGGACTACGTGGTTCACCTTCGACCGGCTCCAGTTCGAGACCGGCAGCGCCGCGCTGAAGCCCTCGTCCCAGGAGCAGCTCGGCAATATTGCTGCTATTCTCAAGGCTTACCCGCAGGTGGCCATCAAGGTCGGCGGCTACACCGATAATGTGGGTGACCCCCAGGCGAACCTGAAGCTCTCCAGGGACCGTGCCGCCAACACCATGCAGGAACTGGTGAAGCTCGGAACCGATCCAGCCCGTCTCGAATCCGAAGGGTACGGTGAGGAGCATCCCGTTGCCGACAACGCCACGGAGGATGGTCGGCAGCAGAACAGAAGGATCGACGTCCGGGTGACGAAGAAATAAGGGTGATGCACTATGCGATGGAGTGACGGGCGAAGAAGCGATAACGTGGAAGACCGCCGGGGGATGACGGTGGGACGGAAGGTTGTGGGTGGCGGCATCGGCACGATCATCCTCGCGCTGGTCGCCATGTATTTCGGCATCGACCCGTCGGTGGTGCTGCAGCAGGGGGGCTCTCCCCTTACGGCGCCGACCCAGACGGAACAGGCCGGAAAGCCTCCCGCCAACGACGAGCTGGCCCAGTTCGTCTCGGTGGTCTTGGCGGACACCGAGGATACCTGGCACGAGATATTCAAAAAAAACAACAAGAACTACCAGGAGCCGAAGCTGGTCCTCTTCACAGGTGCCGTGGAGTCGGCCTGCGGCTATGCCCAGGCCGCCATGGGCCCCTTCTACTGCCCCATGGACCAGAAGGTCTACATCGATCTCAGTTTCTACCGGGACCTGAAGGAGCGCCACCAGGCGCCGGGGGATTTTGCCCAGGCTTACGTCATCGCCCATGAGGTGGGGCATCACGTGCAGTCGCTTCTTGGTATATCCGAGAAGGTGCACAACCTTCAACAGCGGGCCGGCAAGGCCGAGGCGAACCAGCTCTCGGTGCGGCTTGAGCTTCAGGCCGACTGTCTGGCTGGTATCTGGGCCCATCATGCCAACCGGAGCCGGCAGGTTCTCGAAACCGGTGACGTGGAGGAGGCACTCCAGGCGGCAACCAGCATCGGCGATGACCGCCTCCAGCAGCAGGCCCAGGGGTACGTCGTACCCGAAAGCTTCACCCATGGCAGCTCCGAGCAGCGGGTCCGCTGGTTCTCGACCGGCCTCGACAACGGCAGCTTCGGGGCGTGCAATACTTTTGGGGCCGGAACGTTGTAATTGTCGATAGTGCCTTGTCCTTGGCATGGTAATCACTCTCTTGCGTTTTCCTCGACCCCTCTACTATCAATATACACAGCCGGGCCCGACGGCCCGGCTGTCGTGTGTCTGGAGCACCGATTAACCGTTTTCTCACACCTCACCAGCGGTTCGCCGCTGAACATGCCGGGGGGGGGCGTGGTTCTGGCCGGCAAACACACGATGGTATATGAAGGTCAGACGCTGTCATTTTTGTTTCGCATTTCTCACCATGATTTGTGATAAATTTGACATGTCTTTGTAACTGTCGAATATTATTACAAGTATATTGATGCTGTGTTGTCGTTTGTTTACAGTTTGCTGAGATTCCAGTGTTCAAGGAACGGTAAATCGCCCTGTTACGTTGAGGCCTGGATTTTGCATTAGCTGGTGTTAATTGCATAGGGGTTTGCCATGGATGGCTGTTAGTCTGACGGCACTTATTTAGCTCCGTCACTCCTCGTGCTGACAATGCGGCTTCACCGATCTCTATCCCCCCTCCCTTTCGAACCGCCTGCTTTTTAATGCCCCCTCTTTATTGCCATCATCAGCAATGAGCTGCGTTGCGATCCGTGCGGCACCGTCTAATCGCGTGATCGAGCCGGCGTGCAGCCTTCCTTGTCCGGATGGAAATGGCACGTTACGAAACCATCCCCGTGAGGATGGCTAAAAAAATGCGAAAGGAGGAAGGGTAAAAAGCAGATTGGCACTATCGATTCACCGGCTCTTTTGTGTGGTTACACGGCGTACCGGGGCGTGATGGGGGAACCCATGCTCCCCTGCGGAAGGAGGAGTTATGCAACTGACGCACCTTGTCGTGCTGGGGTTCATGCTGTCGCTGTTCATCCCGCACGATGCAACGGCGAAGCCTTTCACTGCCATGTACGTGATCGGCGACAGCCTTTCCGACCAGGGGAATCTCTTTAATGCTACGGAGACCCTGACCGGCTTGGGGCTCCCTGCCGCTGACCATTACTACCAGGGACGCTTTTCCAATGGAGAGGTTTGTGCGGGGTTCCTGGCGGAGAGGATGGGGCTCGGCCTCGCCGCAACGGCGATTGGGGGCACCAACTATGCCTATGGGGGAGCCCGGACCGAGTACAATGTTGTCGAAAATCCCCCCACGGAGGGTGGTTTTCTCCCGGGCCTCTATCCCTGGACCCTCGATCTTGAACGGCAGGCCTTTGCCGCCGACGGGGTTAATGATCCCCGTGGACTGTATGTGCTCTTTTCCGGCAGCAACGATTTGGCGGACCTGATCGGCTTTGCCCTGGTATCCGGTTTTGATGCGGCCGGCGCCGCCGTCGACGGGGTGGTCCAGGGGGCGGAAGAGATCATAGAGGCTTACGTGGCCGCCGGGGCGCGGGATATTCTCGTTCCCAACGTGCCGGATATGGGGCTTGTTCCCCACGTAGCCGGCATGGATCCCCTGCCGGGAATGCCGGCCGATTCGACCCTGGTGTCCGATACCGCCACCGCCCTTTCGGTCCGCTACAACACGGCTCTTGACGAGATGTTGATGCAGTTTAACGGCGTGAACATCATCCGCTTCGATACATTTTCCCTAGTACGGAAAATGGCGAACAATCCGGCAGCCTATGGACTGACCAACGTGACTGCTCCCTGCTATACGGGGTTTGTGGACCCAGCGCGGCCGAACGACACGGTCTGCTCCACGCCGGAGACCTATCTCTTCTGGGACTATGAACATCCTACCACCACCGTCCATGCCCTCCTGGCCGAACGGATGCTGGCCGCCCTTGCGAACGGCCTATTGCGCGACTTTGCCCGTGAAGTGGGGAGTATGGATTTGGACCGGAGCGAAGCTGATTCGCTCCGGACGGTGATTGCCAACGCGAGGAACTTGCTTGCGGACGGAAAAGAGCAGAATGACGGCGCCGTCCTGGTGCTCCTCCACGCCTTTACCGTGAAGGTGGAGGCGTTGCGCGGGATTCTGATTCCCGCAGAGGAGGCCGATGCGCTGCTGGCGCGGGCGCGGCAGATCACCGAGTTGGTGGAGGCCATGGAGAGATCGTAGCAGCCTGCCTTTGGCACGGTAATCGCTCTCTTGCATTTCTCCCGACACCTCTGCTATCAATGATGACAGCCGGGCCCGACCGCCCGGCTGTCGTGCGTCTGGAACACCGATTAACCGTTTTCGAGGATTACCATGATTGACCTCTCCACCCTCAACCCTCCCCAGCGGGCCGCCGCGGAGCATACGGAAGGGCCGCTGCTCGTCCTGGCCGGCGCCGGCTCCGGCAAGACCCGGGTCATCACCTACCGGATCGGCCACCTCCTTCTGGACAGGAAGGTGAAGGCCGATAACATCCTGGCGGTCACCTTCACCAACAAGGCGGCAGGCGAGAT
The nucleotide sequence above comes from Geobacter benzoatilyticus. Encoded proteins:
- a CDS encoding OmpA family protein, yielding MATNLMEQLNGMFTGDIAGQIGQFLGEGTTAVQKGVPAALAALVGGVASKGTTMGGAAQLLDLVRSGGFGENTLTGMGASLAGGEATKGLLEKGTALVGTILGDKAGGVADWLSSLSGMGKGGARSLLGLLAPFVIGLIGREAEEKDLGPVGLSGLLAGQGTFLQQAAPAGLAGLLGLSGFSGLGGGAVPAALFSGPMSKVVWILAGIAVAFVMYTLPQRCSMKAPSVQPPAAEMPAVKIDPKLGAFGDVTLPDGVTLNIPEFGIERKLLAFIQDAGRVVDRTTWFTFDRLQFETGSAALKPSSQEQLGNIAAILKAYPQVAIKVGGYTDNVGDPQANLKLSRDRAANTMQELVKLGTDPARLESEGYGEEHPVADNATEDGRQQNRRIDVRVTKK
- a CDS encoding acylphosphatase; this encodes MTKIRAIVTVKGLVQGVAFRHHTVQQALRLGVTGWVRNLHNGDVQGCFEGEEPGVQALVQWCHHGPSRARVDRVIVEREEFRGEFSGFDVRY
- a CDS encoding chromate transporter, whose product is MEKTKRHVSLGEIFRTFLAIGITGFGGGMAVVALVERVCVHEKKWIGHEEFMHGLAFGQFLGPFSLNSCTFAGSFLRGRIGGVVAATAFILPSFLIVSLLSLLYFRYHQLPELQAALRGTNPVIIALILVAALGMGRNIRGGERWAVAILAFALSAFFSVNGLALLALAAVWSLGRARFQQGHN
- the ligA gene encoding NAD-dependent DNA ligase LigA → MDKPAAVRRIAELRAEIRRHDHLYYVLDRPELTDAEYDLIYRELVKLEAEFPDLVTTDSPTQRVGGAPLDKFEQVTHRIPMLSLENAFTDGDIAEFDDRVKRFLGLSGAEEISYVCEPKLDGLAVELIYENGTLTVGSTRGDGVVGENVTQNLKTVKSIPLRLEGDNPPELLEVRGEVFLPLAAFQRLNAQREEEGEPPFANPRNAAAGSLRQLDSRITARRPLAMFCYAPGELRGVDFDSQWEFLSALRQQGLPVTSLTRQVTGVAGVLAYYREMTEQRDTLPFEIDGVVVKVDSFPLQRELGEKSRSPRWAVAVKFPPRQAVTVIEDVVPSVGRTGVITPTANLRPVEVSGVTVSRATLHNWEEMERKDIRIGDTVVIERAGDVIPAVVRVLTEKRTGSERFLPIPAACPECGSEVVKIPDEVAVRCMGLSCPAQIRESIIHFASRNAMDMEGLGEKYIEQLLRLGLVGNVADLYILGRDDFMKFDRMGDKLAENLLNAIEASKKRELSRFIFALGIRHVGEHTAKLLATAFGSIDNLARATDEELLSIREIGPQVARSITTFFHNEGNREAIRRMIAAGVEPTVEEKKVGGKFTGKTFVFTGALTRFSRSEAQKMVENEGGHAAGSVSKKTDFVVAGAEAGSKLEKARQLGVTVLTEDQFLEMMGGEQ
- a CDS encoding radical SAM protein, whose translation is MKRKTLPKLLYADAQGNIFDHPTLCMAGMSGPEAVLPEGVELIPLPEGSRLFTIPDTPPMAWDEKQHRFVTVATVREGRRTLPVQAVSAFMAPGYVRTLLPACDYGRKKVHLPLWSYTAVGWDEERDCFVVAASRVDTNDNWNPNNYDDRKLDPLVRQRLAEMPNNRLLEQLARCAVDYHCFAAKNLFFRRWEAPLPTSPACNSRCLGCISLQPSDCCPSNHERIGFVPTPEEIVELALPHLEQAPEPIVSYGQGCEGDPIMQADTVAEATRRLKKATSRGIVNFNSNGSFPDRIAMLCDAGMDSMRFSMNSVRDEFYDKYYRPVGYRFADVRESVRLAKERGLFVMINYLVSPGLSDNADEVEALLRFIGDTGVDMIQMRNLSIDPDFYNKRMGVTGRGIGMYRMLERVKREFPRIQYGYYNRTRDNFYPEGLEKSWPIR
- a CDS encoding SGNH/GDSL hydrolase family protein; its protein translation is MQLTHLVVLGFMLSLFIPHDATAKPFTAMYVIGDSLSDQGNLFNATETLTGLGLPAADHYYQGRFSNGEVCAGFLAERMGLGLAATAIGGTNYAYGGARTEYNVVENPPTEGGFLPGLYPWTLDLERQAFAADGVNDPRGLYVLFSGSNDLADLIGFALVSGFDAAGAAVDGVVQGAEEIIEAYVAAGARDILVPNVPDMGLVPHVAGMDPLPGMPADSTLVSDTATALSVRYNTALDEMLMQFNGVNIIRFDTFSLVRKMANNPAAYGLTNVTAPCYTGFVDPARPNDTVCSTPETYLFWDYEHPTTTVHALLAERMLAALANGLLRDFAREVGSMDLDRSEADSLRTVIANARNLLADGKEQNDGAVLVLLHAFTVKVEALRGILIPAEEADALLARARQITELVEAMERS
- a CDS encoding neutral zinc metallopeptidase, encoding MRWSDGRRSDNVEDRRGMTVGRKVVGGGIGTIILALVAMYFGIDPSVVLQQGGSPLTAPTQTEQAGKPPANDELAQFVSVVLADTEDTWHEIFKKNNKNYQEPKLVLFTGAVESACGYAQAAMGPFYCPMDQKVYIDLSFYRDLKERHQAPGDFAQAYVIAHEVGHHVQSLLGISEKVHNLQQRAGKAEANQLSVRLELQADCLAGIWAHHANRSRQVLETGDVEEALQAATSIGDDRLQQQAQGYVVPESFTHGSSEQRVRWFSTGLDNGSFGACNTFGAGTL
- a CDS encoding AAA family ATPase, yielding MAKNVLRHKLIVIAGPNGSGKTTFTNQVLRHDWSDGCIFINPDEIAKNEFGDWNSPEAVMKAAARAQELREECLLGKRSMLLETVFSVPEKLDFIKRAKEADFFIRFFFIGTDSPAINAARVARRVMAGGHDVPIAKIISRYQRSIANSALAISMVDRAYVYDNSIDDREPKKLFRTRDGRVFKTYRDLALHEWASMVVEGVPA
- a CDS encoding chromate transporter; the protein is MGPLITIAWTFLKIGLVFVGGGYVLIPLLHRIMVDQYRWLTLKEFLDGVAISQLTPGPLAILATFTGYRAGGFAGALVGTAAIFLPCTALMIFLSRRYERLRNIRLIREVLDGVIPAVVGLVAAAGWQLGTTSLVSVRDFVIFAAGFAILQFTKVSPLFVILGAGALGYFLHFQ